From a region of the Bacteroidota bacterium genome:
- a CDS encoding redoxin domain-containing protein: MSIRIVFLSIALFLFFTAKQYSFTDEQAVSHYKKGIELLNQSDWNNAGQEFKKAISIDPLFLDAHEKYQDVEYFYFEHKEAVLGEYHKLVETHPQASLYHYLLSLIIEAKEKRQEELEKAISIDPTFVRAYNSLIGLFMYNKEYADAESLLTIGLQHLPNSIDLLLEKQGLLEAIGKTDQRNELLHYLVEHYPDSVHVSVAYYNLALLTADEGEKIKLFEDAYRMNDPSYVPQFAITTQLFSLYARRDSARAVNFARNAIRSSAPIDDRRAPSQAWQDLYRFYISRKDTVEAIKVAREVGKSNSPDPDLFDYFAKRLISMDKETPLAFEYFKKAISLNTPQNMFGYHAFGKTSETTLNGLSKSMAAKYRGDCGKAHFKLGNYKKAIEEFQAAMGKAEWAEADIRFQLGKTYERLGKPKDAISAYTSSLSIKEDPEVRSAVESLAGRESNLRVAIPEKRIVNIDSAISAAQLRTAKEANNFTLPDLKGINHSLKDYRGKMVVLDFWATWCGPCVAELPHLQKLADSLKNDPDIVFLAVSTDLDSSVVREFLDKNKYTLTVLCNIIDISTMYNVEGIPTLFIIDQNGKIRYKHVGFDPNVNFEGMISKEIGLVLRSQ; this comes from the coding sequence GCATCGATCCGCTGTTCTTGGACGCTCACGAAAAGTATCAAGACGTGGAATATTTTTATTTCGAACATAAGGAAGCTGTTCTAGGAGAATATCATAAGTTAGTCGAAACCCATCCCCAAGCTTCGCTCTATCATTATCTATTATCATTGATTATCGAGGCCAAAGAGAAACGACAAGAAGAGCTAGAAAAAGCTATTTCGATTGACCCCACCTTTGTCCGGGCCTATAACAGCCTAATCGGGCTCTTCATGTATAACAAAGAATATGCCGATGCGGAGAGTCTCCTAACTATCGGATTACAACATCTCCCAAATTCCATTGACCTCTTATTGGAAAAGCAGGGGCTTCTGGAGGCGATAGGCAAAACCGACCAACGGAACGAGCTTCTGCATTATCTCGTCGAACACTATCCTGATTCGGTCCATGTGTCAGTAGCGTATTATAACCTGGCGCTGCTCACGGCGGACGAGGGTGAGAAAATAAAGCTGTTCGAAGATGCTTATCGAATGAATGATCCAAGCTATGTACCTCAGTTTGCAATCACAACCCAATTGTTCTCTCTTTACGCTCGACGCGATTCAGCGAGAGCAGTTAATTTCGCCAGAAACGCAATTCGCTCTTCAGCTCCGATAGACGATCGAAGAGCTCCAAGTCAAGCATGGCAGGATCTGTATCGATTTTATATTTCACGAAAAGATACGGTTGAAGCGATCAAAGTGGCACGGGAAGTGGGAAAGTCGAACAGTCCCGACCCAGACCTTTTTGATTATTTTGCGAAGCGTCTGATTTCTATGGACAAGGAAACACCCCTCGCCTTTGAATACTTTAAAAAGGCGATCTCATTGAACACCCCGCAGAACATGTTCGGCTATCACGCCTTCGGTAAAACCTCGGAGACTACGCTCAACGGGCTGTCAAAATCCATGGCCGCCAAATATCGAGGTGATTGTGGCAAGGCGCACTTCAAACTTGGGAATTATAAGAAGGCAATTGAAGAGTTTCAAGCTGCCATGGGAAAAGCAGAATGGGCTGAGGCGGATATTCGCTTTCAATTGGGGAAGACATACGAAAGGTTGGGGAAACCCAAAGATGCGATCTCAGCTTACACCTCGAGCCTTTCAATTAAGGAGGATCCTGAAGTGCGATCGGCTGTGGAAAGCTTGGCGGGACGAGAATCAAACCTTAGAGTGGCAATACCGGAAAAAAGAATCGTAAATATCGATTCCGCGATTTCGGCTGCCCAGTTAAGAACCGCAAAAGAGGCAAATAACTTTACCTTGCCAGACCTGAAAGGAATAAATCATTCTCTCAAAGATTATAGGGGAAAGATGGTCGTTCTGGACTTTTGGGCTACATGGTGTGGTCCGTGCGTTGCGGAACTACCACATCTTCAAAAGCTCGCTGATTCTCTTAAGAACGATCCAGACATTGTGTTCCTCGCTGTAAGTACAGACTTGGACTCATCAGTAGTGAGAGAATTTCTTGATAAGAATAAATATACATTGACTGTTCTTTGCAACATCATCGATATCTCAACCATGTACAACGTGGAAGGAATACCAACGTTATTTATCATCGACCAGAATGGAAAGATCCGATACAAACACGTAGGCTTCGATCCAAACGTAAATTTTGAAGGCATGATATCGAAAGAAATTGGCTTGGTCCTCCGATCACAATAG
- a CDS encoding ATPase, producing MAQQIPHLKFRKNVDIGSIAAENDRFLKTCFLDTGQIENLEDMEDPKRIILGRTGTGKTAIINELKKKDWNIVSIDPEALSLQYLSNSTILQYLNQLGVHLDLFYKLLWKHIFTVELLKSRYQLEDEESQNKFLSSIFSYFGKNKKKRKAIEYLVEWTGSFFETTEYRVKEITQKLEDKISAEMGCDIKAITANAESTSSSSIEQKAEILKKAQSAVNSIQIVELNDLLNLMQTDIFTDVQKKYFLLIDDLDKDWVDQSVVYDLIKALLDTVTDFSHRIKNVKVVIALRENILEKILRSQGKRGPQREKYDPLYLQLFWTPEELTELIDLRVDQLLTGQYTSSEKVSHQDILPHKSKYREDGMTYILDRTFLRPRDLIHFLNICFKSSVGKTAFGWDTIKSAELEYSKSRLDSVFDEWRENYPSLDKVFGLFSNFESPFSTSDISNEALGKFIEEIFDVVKNQAQTVNWLDQMVQIFLDSGDSAFPEIKLRMINVLYVVGFLGVKERGKNSIKYSFLPEGNLVPEDLHSGMKLFIHPAFHRALNVRPTY from the coding sequence ATGGCCCAGCAAATACCGCACTTGAAGTTTCGCAAGAATGTCGACATCGGAAGTATTGCGGCGGAAAATGATCGCTTTTTGAAAACTTGCTTCCTCGACACTGGTCAGATTGAGAACCTGGAAGACATGGAGGATCCAAAGCGGATCATTCTCGGCAGAACCGGAACGGGAAAAACCGCAATCATTAATGAGTTGAAGAAAAAAGATTGGAATATTGTCAGTATCGATCCGGAGGCTCTTTCTCTGCAATATCTGAGTAACTCGACTATACTGCAGTATCTCAATCAATTGGGAGTCCATCTCGACTTGTTTTACAAGCTTCTATGGAAACATATCTTCACGGTAGAGCTTCTGAAGAGTCGTTATCAACTCGAAGACGAAGAAAGCCAAAACAAATTTCTCTCCAGCATTTTCTCATATTTCGGCAAGAATAAGAAAAAACGCAAAGCGATCGAGTATCTTGTGGAATGGACGGGCTCATTTTTCGAAACCACAGAATACAGAGTGAAAGAGATCACCCAGAAGCTCGAAGATAAAATATCTGCCGAGATGGGCTGCGACATCAAGGCTATCACGGCAAATGCCGAGAGTACAAGCAGCTCGAGCATCGAACAAAAGGCGGAGATTCTCAAGAAGGCCCAATCCGCAGTGAATTCAATTCAGATTGTGGAACTGAATGATCTTTTGAATTTGATGCAAACTGATATTTTCACCGACGTACAAAAGAAGTATTTTCTCTTGATCGATGATCTGGATAAGGATTGGGTAGACCAGTCAGTCGTGTACGACCTGATAAAGGCTTTGCTGGACACTGTTACCGACTTCAGTCACAGAATCAAAAACGTGAAAGTAGTCATTGCGCTTCGTGAGAACATTCTCGAAAAGATTCTGCGCAGTCAGGGAAAGCGCGGCCCTCAAAGGGAAAAATATGATCCGTTATATCTTCAACTATTTTGGACACCTGAAGAGTTAACAGAGCTAATAGATCTTCGCGTTGACCAGCTCCTGACTGGGCAATATACATCATCCGAAAAGGTCTCTCACCAGGACATCCTTCCGCATAAATCAAAGTATCGTGAAGATGGAATGACTTATATTTTGGACAGAACGTTCCTCCGACCGAGGGATCTAATTCACTTCTTGAACATTTGCTTTAAGAGCTCTGTCGGAAAAACGGCATTCGGATGGGACACAATTAAATCAGCAGAGCTGGAGTATTCCAAATCCAGATTGGATTCAGTGTTTGATGAATGGAGGGAGAATTATCCATCCTTAGACAAGGTCTTCGGTTTGTTTTCAAATTTTGAATCTCCATTTTCGACGAGCGACATTTCTAACGAGGCTCTTGGGAAGTTCATCGAAGAGATTTTCGATGTCGTGAAGAATCAGGCGCAAACTGTTAACTGGCTCGATCAGATGGTGCAAATCTTCCTTGACTCTGGTGACAGCGCGTTTCCCGAAATAAAACTAAGAATGATTAATGTGTTGTATGTAGTTGGGTTCCTTGGTGTTAAAGAGCGTGGCAAGAACAGCATTAAGTATTCATTTCTACCAGAGGGCAATCTAGTGCCCGAAGATCTGCACTCAGGCATGAAGTTGTTTATTCATCCTGCATTCCATCGCGCCCTTAATGTTCGCCCAACATACTGA